A window of the Mucilaginibacter sp. cycad4 genome harbors these coding sequences:
- a CDS encoding dienelactone hydrolase family protein, which translates to MKKLFLLTLFISLATMTFAQRKVVCCSNPSATQQFAMLASNARFKMSHKNPLPIRFQSSIGEAITYKTPDGKQASAFFMKAKKPTNNYLLVIHEWWGLNDYVKRESEKLYNDLGNVNIIDLDLYDGKVATTREDAGKFMQAVNDDRARAIVNGAIAYAGPKAHIATIGWCFGGGWSLQTSLLAGKKAVACVMYYGMPEQDVNKLKTLNADVLGNFANKDQWINPKVVAKFDADMKAAGKKVYLHQYDADHGFANPSNPIYNSDATKDAYANTLTFLKTRLK; encoded by the coding sequence ATGAAAAAACTGTTTTTATTAACGTTATTTATCAGCTTAGCCACTATGACTTTTGCGCAGCGTAAAGTGGTTTGCTGCAGTAATCCATCGGCAACGCAGCAGTTTGCCATGCTGGCCTCCAACGCCCGGTTCAAAATGTCGCACAAAAATCCTTTGCCAATCCGCTTTCAAAGCAGTATAGGCGAGGCCATCACCTACAAAACGCCGGATGGTAAACAAGCATCAGCATTTTTTATGAAAGCCAAAAAACCTACTAATAATTATTTATTGGTGATACATGAATGGTGGGGCCTTAATGACTATGTAAAAAGAGAGTCAGAAAAACTGTATAATGACCTGGGTAACGTCAATATCATCGATCTTGACCTATATGATGGTAAGGTAGCAACCACACGCGAAGATGCGGGTAAATTTATGCAGGCTGTAAATGACGACAGGGCCCGCGCTATAGTAAACGGAGCGATAGCTTATGCCGGCCCCAAAGCACATATTGCTACTATTGGCTGGTGTTTTGGCGGTGGATGGAGTTTGCAAACCAGCTTGCTTGCCGGTAAAAAGGCGGTAGCTTGTGTAATGTATTATGGTATGCCCGAGCAGGATGTTAATAAATTAAAAACCTTAAACGCCGATGTGCTGGGAAACTTTGCCAATAAAGATCAGTGGATTAACCCTAAGGTTGTAGCCAAATTTGATGCTGATATGAAGGCCGCCGGAAAAAAGGTTTACCTGCACCAGTATGATGCCGATCATGGTTTTGCAAACCCGAGCAACCCTATTTATAACAGCGATGCTACCAAGGACGCCTATGCAAATACGCTGACGTTT